One window from the genome of Streptomyces sp. NBC_00287 encodes:
- a CDS encoding FkbM family methyltransferase has protein sequence MAPVRPDGLVVDAGANIGLFTVFTKQRYPQARVLAIEPIPDTLRALRANLELHGVDGVTVCPKGLSDKSEQREFYYFPSMPGNSTTHLAEKLRDRETMTTYAERRVAEEVFRHETVRAPVAGLSEIMAEFSVSGEVDLLKMDIEGDEVRALHGIADADWPRIRQIVMEVHAARDQLAGVVAVLEARGYSIEVERLPDIPDGLDNKMLYARRI, from the coding sequence ATGGCACCGGTCAGGCCGGACGGGCTCGTCGTCGACGCCGGCGCCAACATCGGCCTCTTCACCGTGTTCACCAAGCAGAGGTACCCGCAGGCCCGGGTCCTGGCGATCGAACCCATCCCGGACACCCTGCGGGCGCTGCGCGCCAATCTCGAGCTGCACGGCGTGGACGGCGTCACCGTCTGCCCGAAGGGCCTGTCCGACAAGAGCGAGCAGCGGGAGTTCTACTACTTCCCCTCGATGCCGGGGAACTCCACCACACACCTGGCCGAGAAGCTCAGGGACCGGGAGACCATGACGACCTATGCGGAACGCCGGGTCGCCGAGGAGGTGTTCCGCCATGAGACGGTACGGGCACCGGTGGCCGGGCTCTCGGAGATCATGGCGGAGTTCTCGGTCTCCGGCGAGGTGGACCTGCTGAAGATGGACATCGAGGGCGACGAGGTACGGGCCCTGCACGGCATCGCCGACGCCGACTGGCCTCGCATCCGGCAGATCGTCATGGAAGTCCACGCGGCACGGGACCAACTGGCCGGCGTGGTGGCGGTACTTGAGGCGAGGGGCTACAGCATCGAGGTCGAGCGGCTGCCCGACATCCCCGACGGCCTCGACAACAAGATGCTCTACGCCCGCAGGATCTGA